A single Gambusia affinis linkage group LG20, SWU_Gaff_1.0, whole genome shotgun sequence DNA region contains:
- the pde6c gene encoding cone cGMP-specific 3',5'-cyclic phosphodiesterase subunit alpha' — MADKDSVEKYLENNPQFAKEYFDKKLRAEALSAAFSQPVDIKDTASFKDVNSVQEAAIIFELLQELQKQTSFEKNLHKVLQRTALILQADRVSYYICRSRNGIPELATSLFDVTPTSKYEANLVNPQSEIVIPTDMGIVGHTATSKKPQNVPDISKNPKFCDFVDKQTGYKTKCIMSYPMVADKDCLGVIMVLNKIGADAFTPEDEKLFHKYMTFAQVIALQYHTTYMFNVESRRSQVLLWSASKVFEELTDIERQFHKALYTVRTYLQSERYSVGLLDMTKEKEFYDEWPVKLGDVEPYKGPKTPDGREINFYKIIDYLLEAKEEIKVIPGPPADHWALVSGLPTYVAENGFICNMMNVAADDYFTFQKEAVDESGFVIKNVLSLPIVNKKEEIVGVATFFNRKDGRPFDEYDEQITEALTQFLGWSVLNCDTYDKLNRMEWRKEIAQEMLMYQSKCTSDEMQSILNTKEKFDAEPEDCDQKEMYKLLRANCPPADNVDGESLYNFGFSDFPVTEHGLIKAGIRIFFELGVVEKFKVPAETLTRWMYTVRKGYRAITYHNWRHGFNVGHTMFCLLQTGKLRKYYSDLDAFAMVAAAFCHDIDHRGTNNLYQTKQVKKTFCYYGVFFLIHRSASPLAKLHGSSIMERHHLEYSKTLMGEESLNIFCNLQKRQFETVQHLFDVCIIATDLALYFKKRTMFQNIVNATEPMADEKEVIAHISNNPIRKEIIMAMMMTGCDLSAITKPWEVQSKVALMVAAEFWEQGDLERSVLDQQPIPMMDRNCAEQLPKMQCGFIDFVCSFVYKEFSRFHKEITPMFDGLNNNRAHWNELAEVYNAKMKAIEDEKKKLEEEEAKKAGGGEVGKSKTCTIC; from the exons atggcagataAGGACAGCGTGGAGAAATACTTGGAGAACAACCCGCAGTTCGCCAAAGAGTACTTCGATAAGAAGTTGCGTGCCGAGGCCCTGAGCGCCGCTTTCTCCCAGCCTGTCGACATCAAGGACACAGCCTCGTTTAAGGATGTTAACTCGGTGCAGGAGGCCGCCATCATCTTCGAGCTGCTCCAGGAGCTCCAGAAGCAGACGTCCTTCGAGAAGAACCTCCACAAGGTGCTGCAGAGAACCGCTCTCATCTTGCAGGCCGACAGGGTCAGCTATTACATCTGCCGCTCCAGAAACGGAATCCCTGAGCTCGCAACCTCCCTCTTCGACGTGACCCCGACGTCCAAATACGAGGCCAACCTGGTGAACCCGCAGAGTGAGATCGTGATCCCCACTGACATGGGAATAGTGGGCCACACAGCCACTTCCAAGAAGCCCCAAAACGTTCCGGACATTAGCAAG AATCCAAAGTTCTGCGACTTTGTGGATAAACAAACTGGATACAAGACGAAATGCATAATGTCCTACCCCATGGTCGCTGACAAAGACTGCCTTGGAGTCATCATGGTGCTTAACAAAATAGGAGCTGATGCGTTCACGCCAGAGGATGAGAAG CTTTTCCATAAGTACATGACTTTTGCTCAAGTCATTGCTCTGCAGTATCACACAACCTACATGTTCAATGTAGAGTCCAGGAGGAGTCAG GTGCTGCTCTGGTCTGCCAGCAAAGTTTTTGAAGAGTTGACAGACATTGAGAGGCAGTTCCACAAAGCTCTCTACACCGTGAGGACCTATCTGCAATCTGAGCGTTACTCAGTGGGCCTGTTGGACATGACTAAAGAAAAG GAATTTTATGACGAATGGCCTGTGAAACTAGGAGATGTGGAACCCTATAAAGGACCAAAAACACCAGATGGCAGG GAAATCAACTTTTATAAGATCATTGACTACCTCCTTGAAGccaaagaagaaattaaagtcATACC aggtCCACCTGCAGATCACTGGGCTCTGGTCAGCGGACTGCCAACTTACGTGGCAGAAAACGGCTTT ATTTGCAACATGATGAATGTTGCTGCAGATGACTACTTCACTTTCCAG AAAGAGGCAGTGGATGAGTCGGGTTTCGTCATCAAGAACGTCCTGTCGCTGCCCATCGTCAACAAGAAGGAAGAAATTGTGGGCGTCGCCACCTTCTTCAACAGAAAGGATGGCAGACCGTTTGACGAGTATGACGAGCAGATCACCGAG GCCCTGACACAGTTCCTGGGGTGGTCGGTGTTGAACTGTGACACCTACGACAAGCTGAACCGTATGGAATGGAGGAAAGAAATTGCCCAGGAGATGCTCATGTACCAATCCAAATGCACCTCGGACGAGATGCAGTCCATTCTG AACACCAAGGAGAAGTTTGACGCTGAACCTGAAGACTGTGACCAGAAGGAGATGTACAAATTACTG agGGCAAACTGCCCACCTGCCGACAACGTGGACGGAGAAAGTCTGTACAACTTCGGCTTCAGCGACTTCCCCGTCACAGAGCACGGCCTCATTAAAGCTGGCATCCGCATATTCTTTGAGCTTGGGGTTGTCGAAAAGTTTAAAGTTCCCGCAGAA ACTCTGACTAGGTGGATGTATACTGTGAGAAAGGGTTACCGTGCCATTACATACCATAACTGGAGGCATGGCTTCAATGTAGGCCACACCATGTTCTGCCTACTGCAG ACAGGGAAACTGAGGAAGTACTACTCGGATCTAGATGCCTTCGCCATGGTGGCTGCGGCTTTCTGCCACGATATCGACCACAGAGGAACAAATAACCTCTACCAGACAAAGCAagttaaaaaaaccttttgttaTTATG gggttttttttctaatccatAGGAGTGCATCTCCTCTGGCCAAACTTCACGGCTCCTCCATTATGGAGAGACACCATTTGGAATACAGTAAGACGCTCATGGGAGAGGAG AGTTTGAACATCTTCTGCAATCTGCAGAAGCGTCAGTTTGAGACTGTGCAGCACTTGTTCGATGTTTGCATTATCGCCACTGATCTGGCCCTTTACTTCAA GAAGAGAACCATGTTCCAAAACATTGTGAATGCCACAGAACCAATGGCAGATGAAAAAGAGGTCATCGCCCACATTTCTAACAACCCCATCAGGAAGGAAATTATCAT GGCCATGATGATGACAGGCTGTGACTTGTCAGCCATCACCAAACCCTGGGAGGTGCAGAGCAAG GTGGCTCTGATGGTTGCAGCTGAATTCTGGGAACAGGGCGATTTGGAAAGAAGCGTTTTGGACCAGCAGCCAATT CCCATGATGGACAGAAACTGTGCAGAACAGCTACCCAAGATGCAATGTGGCTTCATCGACTTTGTGTGCTCATTTGTGTACAAG GAGTTCTCCAGGTTCCACAAAGAGATCACACCCATGTTCGACGGTCTGAACAACAACAGGGCACACTGGAACGAGCTGGCTGAGGTGTACAATGCAAAGATGAAGGCCATTGAAGATGAAAAGAAGAAGCTGGAAGAGGAGGAAGCCAAGAAAG ctggtGGTGGTGAGGTAGGGAAGTCGAAGACCTGCACCATCTGCTAG